In one window of Xiphophorus hellerii strain 12219 chromosome 23, Xiphophorus_hellerii-4.1, whole genome shotgun sequence DNA:
- the tsc22d3 gene encoding TSC22 domain family protein 3 isoform X3: MSTEMFAKTPMEVAVYQLHNFSISFFSSLLGGDVVSVKLDNSASGASVVAIDNKIEQAMDLVKNHLMYAVREEVEILKEQIKELAEKNNQLERENYLLKNLASPEQLEKFQSRIPTDVLLDNQNVRVTPAPQQKNQQQSCSHSTGSAV; the protein is encoded by the exons ATGAGCACGGAGATGTTCGCTAAGACTCCGATGGAGGTGGCAGTCTACCAGCTGCACAACTTCTCCATCTCTTTCTTCTCCTCGCTGCTCGGAGGAGACGTCGTTTCGGTCAAACTTGACAACAG TGCCTCTGGTGCTAGCGTGGTGGCCATTGACAACAAGATCGAGCAGGCCATG GATCTTGTCAAGAACCACTTGATGTATGCGGTGCGTGAGGAGGTGGAAATCCTCAAGGAGCAGATAAAGGAGCTAGCAGAGAAGAACAACCAGCTTGAGAGGGAGAACTACCTGCTTAAGAACCTGGCCAGTCCGGAGCAGCTGGAGAAGTTCCAGTCCCGCATCCCGACAGATGTGCTCTTGGATAATCAGAACGTCCGGGTGACCCCAGCGCCACAGCAAAAGAACCAGCAGCAGAGCTGTAGCCACAGCACTGGCTCTGCTGTATAA